The genomic window GTGACTCTTTACAAGGCTATGCTAAGCCAAGCGCATCTTCGCTATGTAGAGTTGACTCTGGCCGATCTGGGCTCGGAAAATATATAGCATGCAGGTTAATACGTATGGAATCTATGCATGTACGGATTGCGTAGATgcataatatgtacatgcgtGCAGGTgaatatataactatatgaACAagattgtaaaaaaaaaataaaataaaaataaaataaaaaaatagttgaaaaaaattaaaaattgatcgaaaaaaattgaggaaaaaaaaaaaaacatttaaaaatgcatgtagcaaaaaaaagaaaaaacataagGAATCGCTAAAAAGATAtgttacatttatttttatgcaatTATAGTAATTTCTATGgcaatatttatatatatatacaatatgtTTTGCGTAACTTTAATTACTAACATGCAGTAAACGCATGGAGAAACGCGTACTgtacgagaaaaaaaaaaaaaaatgccacatACAGTAGGGTTacgcttcttcctcctttgcttTTCGCCCACGTACAGGTCATCTGCAGAAGAACCCTTTAGGGGGGGCGAatctatatataatataccgCATCGATTCGAACCCTCTCTACTTTAAATTCCCAAATGGGGCGCCCCACCTTAAgtacatgcatattttatatatatattccccccATATCTGCTCAGTGCacttcaccttttttattaaattgtaATTGTTCCACTGGTGCGTCATGCAACGGCATATAAATTCACTAAATCACTAGtgttgcaaaaatgggattTAACTTTCATTCTTCTGTGGGGCCGTTAAAGTGAGCGTCCCTTCTCGTTGATGACTTTTTTCGGAAAAGGCTAAAGGGAGGAAATGGAAGCAGTCCCCCAGATCAGATAAAAGTATGAACATGAACCTGCGATGTGCCCCCACGCACGCACGTATCGATGGATGTACACAGAAAAATGTGGGTAATTGGCATGTACGCAAGTGTACAAAATGGAACGGTATTATAAATTCCCCTGCTCTggccccccaaaaaaaaaaaaaaagtacagtCGTAACGGCGAACCAGGAAGGGTACTTCTACGCGAATATAGCAAAGGACAGAAGAGGGGGGTACATGCGACCCCAAACCTTTATTGCATAACTTGGAGACGCACAAAATACCTTGCTGCAGTAAAATTTGGAACCACATGATGTGCCCGCTGCTTAATCTTTCGCAAGTATGGTAGGGTGTTATTTTGCGCAGCCTACTGCATTGTCATAtgggttttttttatacccaATGTTTAGCAGTACAACCTtggggaaatatttttcatgtaTTGGGGACCAACGTGGAGTAATGTTGTCATTCCCTCCTCACATCACGAAGGAAGTTCATAATGTTGTGACACATGTACCTTTCTGCGTGCGCATGGATTTATGCTCCTAAAATGTACGATCAGATTACACTTTGGAAATTTACTATctagaaaggggaaaaactgtATGGGTTTTTCTAACGCTCCATGTGTATATCTCCTTAGCCCAACGGATGAATAATTTCGCCCTTTCCCATTTGTCAATTTATGCATACAAATTATAGTGGTACGAATGTATGCCCTTCAAAAAAAGTCCAAATTTATGACTACACTGTTCTTTTTGAGTAAATCGCAGCTCACATAATTTCGTTCCAACCACGATTGTGTAGGCTCTCCAATCATTTCGCTATTCAGCTGATAGGTACATGCGTGTACGTGTGGTTTCATGGCTTCGTTCCTATGTTCGCCCACCTTTATCACGTATAAAATAAAGAGGCacattaaaaagggggtccCCCCATTTGAACGCGCCGCTGGGGGGCATAAAggcgtcctttttttctttttttgggtgACTACTACGCCCTTGGGGTAGGAACTTTCCCCAAATGGGTTTTACTATATGTGGAGGGAGGTTCCAAAAGGTTAAACGAAGAAATGTTCGTTAACCGGGGGGGTCATTCAGGAATGGCACTGCTATGTGTAGGTACTGGCCAACGCATGTGAAGAGGAGAGCGCTTCATAATGGATGGGTGGACAGTTCTCACCTTCAGGATGCATAGACGTATGTGTGACTAAGACAAGATGGGAACATAAGGAATTATTTGTGGATACCATTCGAATGGTTTTATTTAGCAAAAGATAAAAACTCGTTTTGAtcgaattttttcccttttctcgTAATTCACGACAAACTTTGTCCACTCCAATGGCATATATTTTgccaattttatttaaaattaagcGCATCCACTGGCTACTACTCAGAATGATTACTTTGTATAAACATACATTACAGCAAATTAAGTCACAGTTGCCATGACGCAAATTTgttagatttttttttttcatatgatATGTGTTAAACCATGGATGCGTTTCTACATCCTTTAGGGAATACCTTTTCTGGTAATTTACATTCAGCATATTTCGAATTAGATTTTTTGCGCCTTCTGAAATGTGCGGTTCGAAATGGAGTAGAccttttataatttcctGGAAGAGTACATTCAAATTGGTATGATTAAATGGCAGCTTGCGATttagtaataaaaaaaggataacacCCAGGGACCACACGTCTGTTAATTCTCCATGGTATTTATTTCCCAGTAAAATTTCTGGGGAGGTATAAAATGGGGACCCACATGATGTTGttaacaaattatttttttcatacacaGTGGAAAGACCAAAATCGATTaactttatattttcatcgTCATCcagtaaaatattttctggTTTTAAATCCCTATGGACGACATTAAATTTGTGTAAATAATTCACTGCACTGATTAACTGGTAGAAGATTCTCCTCGCTGTGtcttcatttattcttttcttttttttacaaacatATGTCAATAAATCTCCGTTCGGAACATACTCtaatatcatatatatattttttccatcttcaTATGCTTCATATAATTTACATATGTGATTATGGTCCATCTGttcatgtatttttatttccttcattattttttcataactgattaatttttgtaacttttttttgtttaaaatttttatggcCACTATttcgtgtgtgtgtatgtgaaTTCCCAGACAGACTTTTCCGAACGTCCCCTTCCCGATTTGTTTTGTTAttatgtattcttttttcagctccttattctttttcatcttcaCTGCTATAATTTTGTACCTATGTGGGTGTTCCTTCGACTGCTCCTTTTGGTTTTCCCGTTCTGTTTCTTTATTTGAAGTTGGGAAGTGGGATGGCTCCTCCATGGGCTGTTCTTCATCAGGATTATTTTCATTGGATAGGTTCTGGGCCGAGTCCTCCCCACACCGGAATTGTCCTCTTTCCCCCTCCTCTTCGAGCGACACCAACTTCGTGATAGCCCCTTCTTGCAGCCACGTTTTATTCAACAAAATGGTTCTGACTTTACATCTCTTTATGCTATTAATGGGAGGTGCTTCCCCATTTATGCTCACAAATTCGGCTGCCTCTTTGGTGTTATTTCCCCCTACAATATTCTTAATAAACGCATTTTCTGTGCCTTTTTTTGACCCAAATtggtgtttttcccccttaagTGTGCaactttttacatttttcacttcttcttGAGATGAAATTTGGCATTCTTCTGTCTTCATTGCGCTTTTACCggctgttccatttttttcctcattacGGCATCCACCATGTGTATCACCCTTTTGTGTTTTCCTGACCTTGTGAGGTAATAATGTGcatcttttctcctttccaaTTTGGCATTTCCTATAGAATTcgcttttcccttttatttcttccttagagtGGAGGGTTAGGCCTGCCTTTGATgaatttttcctcattttactttttaaaattgtgcaaGTTGAGGGGGGGATAACTCCCCTTGCCGATGGCTGAATATGTGTGTCTGCCGGGGGGGCTTTCATGTGCGCTATGGCAGCCGTCGCAGTTTTTCTCTCATTGAGGTagccatttcttccttcggcTTGAGTTCCGCATTTATGCGTGGCATGAATCTCACTTTtgtgttccccctttttgccgTGGCCCTTTTTCATTGTTGCATTCTTTAGCAAACTGGACGCGGTCCTACTGCAGCCGCTTTTTCCGAAGGTTGTTCGTGCGTGGACTCCCCGTGAATTTTCATTTACGTGATCCTTTTTTAGAATAACCATGGGGCATACCTTAcagtttttcactttatttatGTGGATCAGTGTGCAGACGGTCCTTTCTCCCTGTTCCTTAGTCAACTTTCGAGGAGTGTTATTGTGCACATGTCGAGTGTGTGCTTCGTTTATTTGGTTTTCATCTGGGGACTCCTTTTTATGTGAGCAAGGTTTTTGTATCTTTTTATTGTTTCTCTTTATTTCGAGTAAATAATTTACATgtcttttttgtgtataattATTGTGAGTGTTATTTTTCTTGTCTATGTCCAGGGAGGTAATTGGCATAGGTAACATTGGATTTGTATTGACATTGGTGGTCATATTTTGAAATGCTTATTGGAGAGGTGACGCATAAAATGGGTTGATGCTTTAACGGGTCACTAAACTCATATAAgtaagtaaaaatgaaacaatttGATTTACTTATaacagaaaggaagaatggccTTTTTGGAGTTATAATATCGGaggggaggaagacgaacaaaaaaaaaaaaaatttgtttgtAGAAATTAACCCCCAATGAATGTAACCATTAAGAGTTGCATACTTTGTGATGTACCGAAAtggaaagtttttttttttttttttaatgtaacttttttataattttccattttgccatGATATGTTACcccaaaattttatttacctttatttttgcaaccattttgtccattttggcaCACACACGAATAGCCTCACGTGGGGCGTAATTTTCCTGCCACTTTAATTTTCAGAACATTGTTGGGCGGAGGT from Plasmodium coatneyi strain Hackeri chromosome 12, complete sequence includes these protein-coding regions:
- a CDS encoding Serine/threonine-protein kinase, whose amino-acid sequence is MTTNVNTNPMLPMPITSLDIDKKNNTHNNYTQKRHVNYLLEIKRNNKKIQKPCSHKKESPDENQINEAHTRHVHNNTPRKLTKEQGERTVCTLIHINKVKNCKVCPMVILKKDHVNENSRGVHARTTFGKSGCSRTASSLLKNATMKKGHGKKGEHKSEIHATHKCGTQAEGRNGYLNERKTATAAIAHMKAPPADTHIQPSARGVIPPSTCTILKSKMRKNSSKAGLTLHSKEEIKGKSEFYRKCQIGKEKRCTLLPHKVRKTQKGDTHGGCRNEEKNGTAGKSAMKTEECQISSQEEVKNVKSCTLKGEKHQFGSKKGTENAFIKNIVGGNNTKEAAEFVSINGEAPPINSIKRCKVRTILLNKTWLQEGAITKLVSLEEEGERGQFRCGEDSAQNLSNENNPDEEQPMEEPSHFPTSNKETERENQKEQSKEHPHRYKIIAVKMKKNKELKKEYIITKQIGKGTFGKVCLGIHIHTHEIVAIKILNKKKLQKLISYEKIMKEIKIHEQMDHNHICKLYEAYEDGKNIYMILEYVPNGDLLTYVCKKKKRINEDTARRIFYQLISAVNYLHKFNVVHRDLKPENILLDDDENIKLIDFGLSTVYEKNNLLTTSCGSPFYTSPEILLGNKYHGELTDVWSLGVILFLLLNRKLPFNHTNLNVLFQEIIKGLLHFEPHISEGAKNLIRNMLNVNYQKRYSLKDVETHPWFNTYHMKKKNLTNLRHGNCDLICCNVCLYKVIILSSSQWMRLILNKIGKIYAIGVDKVCRELREKGKNSIKTSFYLLLNKTIRMVSTNNSLCSHLVLVTHTSMHPEGENCPPIHYEALSSSHALASTYT